TAAGTAGGTGGGTGGAATTAAACATAAGATAGAAGAGAATACCAAACCTTATTATTTTTGCCACTGATGCCTGCTCCTGTGCATATCGATTTGACTGCGGAAGAAGACCGAACGTTGAGCGAACTCCGGGTTGCAACAACTGTCCCTCAACGCACGCGTGACCGAGCACACATGCTGCGACTGAATGCTCAAGGTTGGACTGTCCCTGCCATTGCTGAGATATTCGAGTGCCAGGAAAACACCGTACGACAAACCCTTCGACGTTGGCAACAAGAGGGTTTAGCAGGGCTATGGGATGCGCCTGGACGAGGAGCCAAAACGAAATGGCAAGAAGCAGACATTGTGTACCTGGAACAATGCCTGGAGCAAGAGCCTAGAACTTATAACAGTCGGCAACTCTCTCAGAAGCTAGAGCAGCAGCAACAGGTAAAACTGAGTGCTGATCGGATTCGTCGCATCCTACAAAAAAGGGCTTCGTCTGGAAGCGCACTCGCCATAGTCAACGAGGCAAACAAGACCCCGACTACAAAGCGATCAAGCAAGCCGATTTAGACCTGTTGAAACTGGCTGCCCAAGAAGGACACATCGACCTGAAGTACCTCGATGAATCGGGATGTTGTCTGGAAAGCCCGGTCAGTTACAGCTATGCCCGGATTGGACAGCAGAAACGGATTGAACAGGTCAAATCTTACGGTCATCGCATCAGCATTTTAGGAGTATGGCAGGAGGAGCAGTCGTTTGACTATATCTTGGTACAGGGCAGCTTTACCAAGGAACGTTATGTCAAAGTGATGAATCAGATTGCCCAGAACTGTGAGCAGACTTTGAAGCGTACTGGCAAAATCACGGTGATTGTGCAAGACAATGGTTCGCCTCACACCAGTCACCTTGCCCGTGAGCACTGGCAAAAGTGGCAATTGCAAGGGTTGTACCTGTTTTTTCTACCTCCATCGAGTTCCGAGATGAATTTGATAGAAGCACAGTGGCATCAACTCAAGAGTCATGAAATTGCTGGACGGATCTTTGATAATGAGTATGACTTAGCGAATGCCATTATTGAAGGCATGGAGAATCGCAGCCAACAAGGTGGGTGGACACTGGAGCGTCTTACGTTTAAATCCGCCTAGCTACTTAGTAGGTACCGGGAGGGGATTCAAATTACAGTCTTGGAGTAGTGATGATCATGTCATTTTTGCTCCCGATCACGTCATTTTTACCCAAGATCATGACTCGATCACGTCGTTTTTGCCCGAAATCATGACTCGATCGACCTGATCACAACAAGCCTATAAGCTGTATAGGGCAATCAGTTCAGCCAATCTGGGTAGTGATAAGTCGTGATCGTGAGAGCCTCGATCGCTCCTGCTATTAATGGTTTCCCCAGAATGGCAAGATTAAGCCATAGATTTGACGGGTTCGACAAATGGCTTTACGCCAGCATCTTTTATTTCGTCTAGCACCGGTTTGGGGATTTTAGAGAAAATGGGGATGGAAACAGACCGAAGAAATGCTCTCAGCATTCGGGCTAATGTCCGATTTGGGTAATTGGACAGAATCAATTCAGCCTAATTATCCTATAAGGTGAATAGGCCGAATCAGTTCGGCATAAATAATAGTTATGTGGCTCTGCGAACATTAAAATTTGTCTATTTTAGGTCTTCTGCACACCTCGTCCAAGTTTGTTTTTCTGCAATTGATTGGGTTGTCTAGATCGATTTTGGCCAGCAATACGGAGAAGACGAAGAAATTTTGGACATTCAAAATGGTTTGGCGCTTTGCAAACTGCTGCATGACGAAGCCCATCCCGCATTGAGGTCAGTTCCTTGATTTTCTTGTCCAGCTCCTCTGCTTTAGCTGCAAGCAGTGCTCTATTAATTTCAGGTCCCTCAGGAGTAAACATTTCGGCTATCTCATCCAGCGAGAAACCTGCACTCCGTCCCAAAGATATTAAAGCGAGCCGACCCATCACATCGGTGCTGAATAGACGACGTAGCCCACTTCGACCATTTGACTGAATCAGCCCCTTTTCTTCGTAAAAGCGTAGCGTTGAAGCTGGTAACCCTGATGCTTTTGCAACTTCAGATATATCCATCGTGCCACTTTCGCGATTAATACTTGACTTCAAGTTAACTTGAACTTGTAGTGTAGCTTTATACGCGACTTTATGAGCTAGATACATATGCTTCTTGCATGGATATTGCTATATATTGCGCTGGGCGGCTTTGTTGGTTTTATGGGTGGCTTGCTCGGGGTTGGTGGCGGTGGAATATTGGTTCCTCTGCTGGCATCCATTCTTGTTTACCAGGGCATCGGTGGAGATGAAGTAGTTCACTTGGCTTTGGGAACGTCATTGATGTGCATGATCATTTCTTCAACCGCAAGTATTCGTGCACATGCGTCTCGAGGTGCCGTAGTATGGAAAGTCGTTGGCGGAATGGCCCCCGGAATTATTCTGGGCGCTCTACTGTCCACCCAAGTTACTGCCAACCTCAACTCAGCTTACATTGCTCTATTTTTTGCGCTCTTCATGGCGCTTGTAGCCGTGCAAATGTTTGTTAATTGGAAACCGAAACCCAGCTTGAAGCCAATTACACTTCGCGGATTACTGCCAGTTGGAGTTGCGATCGGCTCGATATCCGCACTAGCAGCAGTGGGCGGCGGTTTTCTCACAGTTACCTACTTAAGCTATAAGAATATCGGCATGAAAAGAGCGGTTGGCACTTCAGCTGCAATTGGATTTCCCATCGCTATCTCAGGAACGATTGGCTACATGATTAGCGGCTGGTCTAAGACGTTGAGCGAACCCTATACGATTGGATTCATTTACCTGCCTGCGTTTTTGGCAATATCGATTGCCAGCTCTATTGCTGCTCCTTATGGCGCTCGCTGCTCACATCGCTTGCCCGAGGCTTATTTGAAAAAAATATTTGCAGTTATCTCGCTCATCTTAAGCTTAAAGATGCTACTCTCATTTGTTAAATTTTGACCTAGAAGTATGGGTATATGTTTATTGAGAGTAGTTTGTCGGTGTTTACATCAAATACACCTAAATGCACCCGACAAAAAACTACAGTAGTTGGTTTACGGGAGTAGAAGCAGCCGTGTACCGGTTTGGACGCGGCGACGATGGTCAATGGGTGCAGCAGGCAAAGGTACTGCCGATCATTAACTTTCCTGATGAATTTGGCTTTTCTTCTATTGCACCATGGGATAAAAGACTGACAGCGGGAGAAATCTCCACCCAGAACGAGCAAGGGAAGGTACTTGGAGGGGCAGTTCATATTCTGGATGTCTCTTCTATCAAATGATAGTGACATCTTGAATCTCAATCACTTATGAGGTACAGGGCAACAATGCTCAATACTGTTTCTCCGCTCGTTCTGTTTCAGAGAAGGTTTGATCATTGCGTGATCATTTTGGGATTGGTATGAAGCTGAGATGTTCAATTTGTAAGGCTTTCCAAAAATGATCATTTTGCAGAAAATGATCATTTTTCTAGAGTCTGGAAAAATCGTTTGGCATGAAGTAAACTGCAGTTCACTTTTGCTGCTCTCAGATTTGAGCTTCTAGCTGTTGCAGGTGAGGCGATCGAGCGGCAGCAGGAATTGATTAAAAGCTTCTTGGCTTAGCCTGAGTAAGGCAAGGTCAGCTTTAATTTGGCTTGATTAGTCGAGTAGGGAGGACTCCTGCTGCTTAGGCTTGCCTTGTCGTAGTGCCTAAAAATACTAGAATTTAGATAAGTTTTTAGGCACTACAATTTCATGAGCTTCATCCGCCGCAAGCGAGTTCATGCCAAAGTCAAAAACGGCAGGAAATCATATTTTTATTACTACCGCGTTGCTTCAGAACGCCGAGACGGTAAGGTTGTTCAGGTTTTGAAAGACTATTTGGGAACAGCAGAAGAGGCGCTCGAGCGGCTGGAGCAGGTAGAGATGGACCAGGTAGAACGGCAAAAGCTACTGTCCAAACTTGAAGCATGGGTCAGTGATGAACTGGGCAATCATGCTAAAAATTTAGGCACTACAGTGGAAGATGATTCGCCTTTACTTCCAGGCGCTCGGGTCTCCTTCCAACTACAGCT
The Trichocoleus sp. DNA segment above includes these coding regions:
- a CDS encoding helix-turn-helix domain-containing protein, with the protein product MDISEVAKASGLPASTLRFYEEKGLIQSNGRSGLRRLFSTDVMGRLALISLGRSAGFSLDEIAEMFTPEGPEINRALLAAKAEELDKKIKELTSMRDGLRHAAVCKAPNHFECPKFLRLLRIAGQNRSRQPNQLQKNKLGRGVQKT
- a CDS encoding sulfite exporter TauE/SafE family protein; protein product: MLLAWILLYIALGGFVGFMGGLLGVGGGGILVPLLASILVYQGIGGDEVVHLALGTSLMCMIISSTASIRAHASRGAVVWKVVGGMAPGIILGALLSTQVTANLNSAYIALFFALFMALVAVQMFVNWKPKPSLKPITLRGLLPVGVAIGSISALAAVGGGFLTVTYLSYKNIGMKRAVGTSAAIGFPIAISGTIGYMISGWSKTLSEPYTIGFIYLPAFLAISIASSIAAPYGARCSHRLPEAYLKKIFAVISLILSLKMLLSFVKF